Proteins encoded within one genomic window of Methanothrix harundinacea 6Ac:
- a CDS encoding RNase P subunit p30 family protein, which yields MRPFEPNLHSLPEGSASASRLALAAKRLGYAGIIITNHTTTCGRPIGVEAARRVGGIEVVIGAEIVASDQRSLHSKAASLRERVDFLAVHGGDEKINRAACEEPNVDLLAHPHQGRAGIGVAAAKAAQENQVAIALDLSPMILLRGPARIRWMETVRRDLDLFGKFDIPLMITTGGRSHLDLRSPRELTAMAALLGLDRDRASEAFSLPESILALNRRRWTSVGVELV from the coding sequence ATGAGGCCCTTCGAGCCGAACCTCCACTCCCTCCCCGAAGGCTCGGCCTCGGCGAGCAGGCTCGCCCTGGCGGCGAAGAGGCTCGGCTACGCCGGGATCATCATAACAAACCACACCACCACCTGCGGCCGGCCCATCGGGGTAGAGGCGGCGAGGCGGGTGGGCGGGATCGAGGTCGTCATCGGGGCCGAGATCGTCGCCTCTGACCAGAGGTCCCTCCACTCCAAGGCCGCCTCCCTCCGGGAGAGGGTCGACTTCCTCGCCGTCCACGGGGGGGATGAGAAGATCAACCGGGCGGCCTGCGAGGAACCGAACGTCGACCTCCTCGCCCACCCTCACCAGGGCCGGGCCGGGATCGGAGTGGCGGCGGCGAAGGCAGCCCAGGAGAACCAGGTGGCTATAGCCCTGGACCTCTCCCCCATGATCCTCCTCCGGGGCCCGGCCCGGATCAGGTGGATGGAGACGGTGAGAAGGGACCTCGACCTCTTCGGAAAGTTCGACATCCCCCTGATGATCACGACGGGGGGCCGGTCCCATCTCGACCTCCGGTCCCCCCGGGAACTGACGGCCATGGCCGCCCTCCTCGGCCTCGATCGGGATAGGGCGTCCGAGGCGTTCTCCCTTCCGGAATCGATCCTCGCCCTCAACCGGAGGAGGTGGACGTCGGTGGGGGTGGAGCTGGTTTGA